The Acidobacteriota bacterium region GTCAAGAAAGGCCCGGCGGACGGCGGGCGGGCCCGCAAGAATCTCGCTGTCCTCGGGACCTACCGACACGGCGCAGAAGTGATCGTACAGTTCCCGCAGCTTTGACGGTGCCCCGTCGATCGTGACCTTTTTCCGTCCGCCGCGCTGGAACGCCACCGCCGGTGACTTCGGACCGCTCGAAGTGGCTATCTTTCCCTCGAGCCGGTACACGTCGCATTCATGTTGTAGCAGGACGGTGTCGGGCGCCCGGCGCTGTGACCGTCCGAGACACAAGGTAAAGAGAGCTTCGAGGAGGTTGGTTTTACCCGAGCCATTGAGACCGTGCAGGACATTGACGCCCGGAGCCGGGCTTAACTGCAACCGGCCGAGGTTACGAAAGCAGGTTACCGACAGCGACTGAACGTTCATGGACTTCTCAACGTGCAGATCGCAGGGCAGACCCTGCCGCCGGCACGTCAGTCTCAAGCAACTTCACTCGGCCAGTCTCAGCGGCATGATAAGGCAGAGGAAATCCTCTTTGGGAATGTCCGGGCTGTATACCACCCCGGCCGCGACTGCCGAGGAGAACTCGAAAACGACCTCGTCACTGTCTACCTTACCGAGGATCTCTGATATATACGTGGCGTTGTAGCCAATCTCGACCTCTTCACCTTCAAAGTCGCATGGGAGTGACTCCTTGCCTTCGCCTCCCACGTCGGCGTTACTGGTCGAAAGCGTCAGGGACGACTTTTTGATGCCGAACTTGACCTGGTGCGTCAGCGCATTCGACAGGATGGAGACCCGCCGCACGGCGCTGCTAAGCTCATCCTTCGAAATTATCAACTTCTTGTCACTCCCGCTCGGGATGACCTGCTCAAAGTTCGGGTACGGTCCTTCTATCAGGCGCGACGTCAGCACCGTCTCACCTAGGTTAAAGATGATGTTGGTCTCACCGAAAATGACCCCTATTTCCTTCTTACCGCCCTCCACGAACTTCGGTATCAGGTTGAGCACCTTCGGCGGGATAACAATATCCTCACTGATTCCCTTGAGTTTCGTGTTCTCGGCCGCCATTCTGGCCAGGCGATGACCGTCGGTCGCCACCATCTGCATCTTATCACCCTTGGTTTGCCAGAGCACGCCGTTCAGCGCTGGCCGGGTCTCATCCGTCGAGCACGCAAACGTAGTCTTGCGGATCATTGTAACAAGGCCGTCGGCCGATATTCGGATTTCTTTCTTCGTATTGACTGCCGGCAGTTTGGGAAAGTCGTCCGCCGATACCATCGCAATCTTGTACGAGCCGTTCGGTATCTTAATCTCTATACGTGAATTTATCGACTCCACCGTTATTTGCGACTCCGGCAGCTCTTTGATAATATCAAACAGTATGCGCGCCGGCAGGGCTGCGGAGCCCTTTTTGATCACCTCACACTTGACGGCAGTGGTGATTGATATGTCCAGATCCGTCGCAGATATCTTGAGCTTGTTATCAAGAGCCTCCAGCAGAATATTCGTGAGAATCGGCAGCGTCGACTTGGTCGGCACCACCTGAAGAATAGATTGCAACGATTCAGTAAGGTCCGATTTGAGTAACGAGAACTTCATGCTTATTTTCTCCGCTATGGGTTTGTTCACAGCTTTTTACTATCAGAGACGTCTATATATACGGTGTAGTAGTAATAGGGCCGGTTGAAATGTTGAGATGTCGATTTGCCGGTACTCCGTTGGTAACGTGAAGTCGATGGCGGAAGGAGTTACCGCGGGTGCACCTGCTTTTTCTATCCACATAACAATCCCCAAGTTATTGACAAGTGTCGTAGTCTGTCCACAGGGCGGGCCCACCGCCGGGTTGTGCATAGAGAATCCACAGTCTTAACCACAAGTTGTCAATATAACAATGCCGCGGACAATTTGTCAATTTTCTCTCGAAACACGGCGTTGCTTGACATGCGCTTCGAAATCAAGTCACAGGCATGAATGACGGTCGAGTGATCCCGCCCGCCGAACGAAGTGCCGATCACCTTAAGCGAGTTGTCTGTCAGGGAACGGCAAAGGTACATCGCGGCCTGGCGGGCAAGGGCGATGTTGGCGGTCTTCTTCTTAGCCGTCATCATGGAGATGTCGATATTGAAGTGGTCGGCCGTCTTGCGCTGAATAGTGCCGATCGAGAGCTGCCGCTTATTCATGGCGGTCGTATCAGAAAGTACCTTCTTGGTCATTTCCAGGTCCACCGGTACTTTTGTCAGGGAGGCGTAGGCAAGGATGCGAATCAACGCTCCCTCCAACTCACGAATGTTCGTAGTGATCTGGTCCGCGATGTACGTGACTACGCTGTCGGGCAGGGACGTTCCCTCCGACTGCAGCTTTTTGTACAAGATAGCCGTCCGGTTCTCGAGGTCCGGTGCGTGCAAATCCGTGACGAGGCCCCAGGAGAAGCGGGACAGCAACCTGTCTTCCAGGCCCCGGATCTCCCGCGGAGGCCGGTCCGAACTTAAGATGATCTGCTTGCCGGTATGGTACAGGCTGTTGAAGGTGTGAAAGAACTGCTCCTGCGTGCCTTCCTTACCGGTAAAGAACTGGATGTCGTCAATAATAAGGACATCCACGTTCCTGTACATGCGCGTGAAGTCCGCCATGCTGCGCTCCGATATGGCCGTGATGAAGTCCGAGGTGAACTTCTCGGAGGTGGCGTAGATCACGCGTTTGTCGGGAAAGAATCCGATGATCTGATGACCGATTGCCTGGATAATGTGCGTTTTGCCCAATCCGGTACCACCGTAGATATACAGCGGGTTGTACTTCGTCATACCCGGTGCTTCGGCCACTGCCTTGGAGGCGGCACAGGCGAACTGGTTGAAGTCGCCGACAACGAGAGTTTCGAAACGGTACCGTGCGTTGAGGTTGTGATTGTTTGACGGTGCCGGTGTCATCCTCTGGCGTGCCGGTTCAAACTCAATCTCGGTCTGGTCTTCCGATGGGCTGTGGCCGGTGATTACGTAGATGAGGTCATAGTTGGCGCCCAGCACTTCTGCAAAAGCCTCAACGATAAGGTCCCTGAAGTGCGAATCAATCCAGTCGGCCACAAACTGGTTGGGAACGGCAACCTTGAAGGCTCCATCCTCCGTCGGTTCCCCGCGGGTCAGCTTCAACCAGGTGTTGAATGACTGCCGCTTCACCCTGCGCGCAACGTAGTTGAGGCAATCTGCCCATTGCTGCGAGTTAGTTACCTGCTCAAGCAAGATAGTACCCCCCACTTGCTGTTATAAACAGTACATCCTGTTTTCTAATCCCTTTACCGTGGGTTGGTTACACCGATACCGGCACAACCGGCCGCGAAGTTACTCACAACCTTATCCACACGGTCTATTCGGTTCGGGGTTCATAACGTGCGGATTGACAACCCGCGTGCAGACGGCCGGGAACATTTATCCACAGCTTACTAACATTCTGCGGGTCAATCACATTCACGGCAATAATTATCCACTGGGGTTGCCATCGTCAAGGGGAGACTGAAAATAAATGCCGGTTTCTTGAATCGCTTGCTCCATATCGCCTTATACAGGATGAAAACGGACGCTGTTTCCGTGTCGGCGACAGGGTGTGGTGAAATTAAAAACAGCGTGTACTTGATGCTGGCGTCGGGCAAAAGCTTATCGCGGTGCGCCTTCTTGTACGGCACGTGCGAGGTTCTCAAAGAGCGAAACTTCATCCGGCGTTCCGTACACGGCGACAGGCCTGCCTGTGTCTGCAGCCTCTCGAATTGTCTGCATCAGAGGTATCTGGCCCAGGAACGTGATGCCGAGTTTGGTGGCAAGCTCGCGACCGCCGTCCTTGCCAAAGATGTACTCGCGGCGGCCGTCGCGCTCGAGGTAGGCCATATTCTCGATGACTCCAAGAAGGCGCAAGTTGGTCCGCTCGGCAAGCTTAGCTACTCGAGCGGCCACGTGGGTGGCGACAGCCTGGGGCGTGGTGACGACCAGCAGTTCGGCGGAAGGCAGAGACTGGGCAATTGTCAGGGTAACGTCGCCGGTGCCGGGGGGAAGATCAAGTAACATGTAGTCAAGGTCTGACCACGCGACGTCGGACAGGAACTGGTTGATCGTTTTGTGCAGCAGGGGGCCCCGCCAGATGATAGGGTCGTCCTCACCGACGAAGAAGCCCATGGATACCACTTGCAGATTCTCGCCGACGGTTGCCGGGATGATCTTCTCGTCTTCGATGGTGGGGTGGCAGGTAATGCCGAGCATGCGCGGGATGGAAAAACCA contains the following coding sequences:
- the dnaA gene encoding chromosomal replication initiator protein DnaA — translated: MLEQVTNSQQWADCLNYVARRVKRQSFNTWLKLTRGEPTEDGAFKVAVPNQFVADWIDSHFRDLIVEAFAEVLGANYDLIYVITGHSPSEDQTEIEFEPARQRMTPAPSNNHNLNARYRFETLVVGDFNQFACAASKAVAEAPGMTKYNPLYIYGGTGLGKTHIIQAIGHQIIGFFPDKRVIYATSEKFTSDFITAISERSMADFTRMYRNVDVLIIDDIQFFTGKEGTQEQFFHTFNSLYHTGKQIILSSDRPPREIRGLEDRLLSRFSWGLVTDLHAPDLENRTAILYKKLQSEGTSLPDSVVTYIADQITTNIRELEGALIRILAYASLTKVPVDLEMTKKVLSDTTAMNKRQLSIGTIQRKTADHFNIDISMMTAKKKTANIALARQAAMYLCRSLTDNSLKVIGTSFGGRDHSTVIHACDLISKRMSSNAVFREKIDKLSAALLY
- a CDS encoding Mrp/NBP35 family ATP-binding protein — its product is MLDEQPIRQALSRILDPELSRPLTELDMVRFIRIDGDKVTVGIALTVGGCPQKDKIRDDIINAVSEVPGVKSVTVDFDVMTDQQRARLKTQLGLGSQAGLKPVPLADTATRFVAVASGKGGVGKSTVTSNLATALARLGHRVGLVDADVYGFSIPRMLGITCHPTIEDEKIIPATVGENLQVVSMGFFVGEDDPIIWRGPLLHKTINQFLSDVAWSDLDYMLLDLPPGTGDVTLTIAQSLPSAELLVVTTPQAVATHVAARVAKLAERTNLRLLGVIENMAYLERDGRREYIFGKDGGRELATKLGITFLGQIPLMQTIREAADTGRPVAVYGTPDEVSLFENLARAVQEGAPR
- the dnaN gene encoding DNA polymerase III subunit beta; the encoded protein is MKFSLLKSDLTESLQSILQVVPTKSTLPILTNILLEALDNKLKISATDLDISITTAVKCEVIKKGSAALPARILFDIIKELPESQITVESINSRIEIKIPNGSYKIAMVSADDFPKLPAVNTKKEIRISADGLVTMIRKTTFACSTDETRPALNGVLWQTKGDKMQMVATDGHRLARMAAENTKLKGISEDIVIPPKVLNLIPKFVEGGKKEIGVIFGETNIIFNLGETVLTSRLIEGPYPNFEQVIPSGSDKKLIISKDELSSAVRRVSILSNALTHQVKFGIKKSSLTLSTSNADVGGEGKESLPCDFEGEEVEIGYNATYISEILGKVDSDEVVFEFSSAVAAGVVYSPDIPKEDFLCLIMPLRLAE